The following coding sequences are from one Coffea arabica cultivar ET-39 chromosome 11e, Coffea Arabica ET-39 HiFi, whole genome shotgun sequence window:
- the LOC113718042 gene encoding uncharacterized protein has protein sequence MPRSSRTGELKFDPEIEKTARRLTNEAKLRKQQDSTSPSESEQEFVSSDSSSESEEEEVHIPRIAMATPKTLRELATPNVNQQPLCIAFPNTEEAFELKSGLIHLLPTFRGIAGENPHKHLKEFHVVCSTMKPQGVTEDHIKLRAFPFSSADKAKDWLFYLPSGSITTWKDLKRRFLEKFFPASRAANIRKEICGVRQANGEILYEYWERFKQLCASCPHHQIPDQLLIQYFYEGLSPMDRSMLDAASGGALVNKTTDEATLLISTMAENSQQFGVRADGAIRRVNEVNHSDLEGKLSELTSLVRQMARGQLQSVKTCGICAAPGHMTDMCPTLQEDSPEQANIVGDFSGSPPRRNDPFAPNYNSGWRNHPNFSYASKPPGFQQHFQPRPPVQQPSTSNSNMSLEDMVKSLAQSTSQLQQEPQRSQQESHRFQQETRASTRNLETQMSQLATFMSNLENSNIGKLPSQVIPNPKENANAMQLRSGKEVQSPRRAHAREEEVPRKVGEEEEKQSSEVSKKVDIPPSFPDRFTKAKKEESEKEILDTFRKVEINIPLLDAIRQLPKYDKFLKGLCTNRNKLSLDDKVKVGENVSAIFQR, from the coding sequence atgccTCGATCTTCTCGTACAGGAGAATTGAAATTTGATCCAGAGATCGAGAAGACTGCAAGAAGGTTGACCAATGAGGCAAAGTTGCGTAAGCAACAAGATTCAACGTCACCTTCAGAATCTGAGCAAGAGTTTGTTTCCAGTGATTCATCAAGTGAatctgaagaagaagaagtgcaTATTCCCCGAATAGCAATGGCAACCCCAAAGACTTTGAGGGAGTTGGCAACCCCTAACGTGAACCAACAGCCATTATGCATTGCATTTCCTAACACGGAAGAGGCATTTGAGCTTAAATCTGGTCTTATTCACTTACTTCCTACTTTTCGTGGTATTGCAGGTGAAAACCCACATAAACACTTGAAAGAATTTCATGTGGTGTGCTCCACAATGAAACCTCAAGGAGTCACTGAGGACCACATCAAGTTGAGAGCCTTCCCTTTCTCTTCGGCAGATAAGGCTAAAGATTGGTTATTTTACTTGCCATCAGGATCCATCACTACGTGGAAAGACTTGAAGAGAAGATTCCTCGAGAAATTTTTTCCTGCCTCTAGAGCTGCCAATATAAGGAAAGAAATATGTGGAGTTAGGCAGGCGAATGGGGAAATTCTATATGAGTACTGGGAGCGCTTTAAACAACTGTGTGCCAGCTGCCCGCATCATCAAATCCCTGACCAGCTTTTAATACAATATTTCTACGAGGGATTATCACCCATGGATAGGAGCATGTTAGATGCAGCCAGTGGCGGTGCTCTGGTTAACAAGACCACAGACGAAGCCACGTTATTGATCTCCACCATGGCTGAAAATTCTCAACAATTTGGAGTGAGAGCTGATGGAGCAATAAGAAGGGTCAATGAAGTGAATCACTCTGACTTAGAGGGTAAACTGTCTGAGCTTACCTCTCTGGTGCGTCAAATGGCAAGGGGGCAATTACAATCTGTGAAGACTTGTGGTATCTGTGCTGCTCCCGGACACATGACTGACATGTGCCCAACTCTCCAGGAGGATTCACCTGAACAAGCCAACATAGTGGGAGATTTTTCTGGATCACCTCCACGAAGGAATGATCCTTTTGCACCCAATTACAACTCAGGGTGGCGAAATCATCCTAACTTTAGCTATGCTTCAAAACCCCCTGGTTTTCAACAACATTTCCAACCACGACCACCAGTGCAACAACCATCCACTTCCAATTCAAACATGTCACTTGAAGATATGGTGAAGTCACTAGCCCAAAGCACGAGTCAATTACAGCAAGAGCCTCAAAGATCTCAACAGGAGTCTCACAGATTTCAACAAGAGACTCGTGCTAGCACTAGAAATTTGGAAACACAAATGTCCCAATTGGCAACTTTCATGAGCAACCTGGAAAATAGCAATATAGGGAAGTTACCATCTCAAGTAATTCCTAATCCCAAGGAGAATGCCAATGCAATGCAATTACGGAGTGGCAAGGAGGTACAGTCTCctaggcgtgcccacgctagAGAAGAAGAAGTGCCCAGGAAGGTgggagaggaagaagagaaaCAATCCTCTGAAGTCTCAAAGAAAGTTGACATTCCTCCTTCTTTTCCTGATAGGTTTACAAAAGCTAAAAAGGAAGAATCTGAGAAAGAGATTTTGGACACCTTCAGGAAAGTGGAGATCAATATTCCTTTGTTGGATGCTATTAGGCAATTGCCTaaatatgataaatttttgaagggCTTATGCACTAATCGCAATAAGTTGAGTCTGGATGACAAGGTGAAGGTAGGAGAGAATGTCTCAGCGATTTTTCAAAGGTAG